One window from the genome of Selenomonadales bacterium encodes:
- a CDS encoding helix-turn-helix transcriptional regulator has product MSIGQTIKEYRKRRGLTQRELAKEINLSRSYLGDIEGDRYNPSVKTLRAIADVLQIPANKMFGEGGFPEDEPQDLIELIRYEKYTLNGRLANDTDRQALENILRVLYWDAKEKNSKEG; this is encoded by the coding sequence ATGTCAATCGGACAAACCATCAAAGAATATCGCAAACGGCGAGGACTTACCCAACGAGAACTTGCCAAAGAGATAAACTTATCTCGTTCATATCTGGGCGATATCGAAGGCGATCGCTATAACCCGAGCGTCAAAACGCTCCGCGCCATCGCAGACGTCCTTCAGATCCCCGCCAACAAAATGTTCGGCGAAGGAGGATTCCCCGAAGACGAACCGCAAGACCTCATCGAGCTTATCCGCTACGAAAAATACACCTTGAACGGTCGTCTTGCCAACGACACCGATCGTCAAGCACTCGAAAACATCCTCCGCGTACTCTATTGGGA